A region of Lycium barbarum isolate Lr01 chromosome 3, ASM1917538v2, whole genome shotgun sequence DNA encodes the following proteins:
- the LOC132630455 gene encoding uncharacterized protein LOC132630455, with product MTTKLVLGGLTFNIISVYAPQAGLAKEDKRRFWEELDEVMRGISQTEKLLLGGDFNGHIWTTSGGYDDVHGRKEHLVTYRSVVAKTQIDYLLVTKGGRGVCKDCKVIPSENLATQHKLVVMDLEIKMKKKKRVAYDWPKIRWGSLTDTKAQEMRERLGAMGAWGSSG from the exons ATGACTACTAAGCTAGTTTTGGGAGGGTTAACTTTTAACATAATCAGTGTGTATGCGCCTCAGGCAGGTTTGGCTAAGGAGGACaaaaggcgcttttgggaggagtTAGACGAGGTTATGAGGGGTATTTCGCAGACTGAGAAACTATTGTTAGGAGGGGATTTTAATGGCCACATATGGACTACTTCAGGAggatatgatgatgtgcatggcaG GAAGGAGCACTTGGTGACCTACCGTAGTGTGGTGGCTAAAACTCAGATAGACTACTTGCTCGTTACGAAGGGTGGTAGGGGTGTTTGCAAGGATTGCAAGGTTATCCCGAGCGAGAATCTTGCAACCCAACATAAGCTCGTGGTTATGGACCTAGAGATcaagatgaagaagaaaaagagggtTGCTTATGACTGGCCAAAGATTAGATGGGGAAGTCTGACTGACACCAAAGCTCAGGAGATGAGGGAGAGGTTGGGGGCTATGGGGGCCTGGGGAAGCAGTGGGTAA
- the LOC132630662 gene encoding OVARIAN TUMOR DOMAIN-containing deubiquitinating enzyme 3, protein MAAVPSNEFVLEELTRGFAQFELVTSPVASVSVSSYRPHQRENPFPLFSDHQCFARIGHSLGGGSPALKKVEHYSVQKITGDGRCMFRALVKGMAFNKGVKLHPRDERDDADELRMAVKEAICDDEKERLKYEEALVAITVDESLRRYCQRIGRSDFWGGESELLVLSKLCCQPIMVYIPEQEHGGRGSGFIPIAEYGAEFRKGSKNRKARKAVRLLYSGRNHYDLLV, encoded by the exons ATGGCTGCCGTGCCCTCTAATG AATTTGTGCTTGAGGAGTTGACACGTGGATTTGCGCAATTTGAACTGGTTACTTCTCCAGTTGCTTCAGTTTCTGTTTCCAGTTACAGGCCTCATCAAAGAGAAAacccctttccccttttctctgaTCATCAATGCTTTGCTCGAATTGGCCACTCACT AGGTGGAGGTTCGCCAGCCTTAAAGAAAGTAGAACATTATTCAGTTCAGAAAATAACAGGTGATGGGCGCTGCATGTTTCGTGCTCTG GTAAAAGGGATGGCTTTCAACAAAGGTGTGAAACTTCACCCTCGAGATGAAAGAGACGATGCAG ATGAATTAAGGATGGCTGTAAAGGAGGCTATTTGTGATGATGAGAAAGAACGTCTTAAATATGAAGAGGCCTTGGTTGCCATTACGGTTGATGAGTCTTTGAGACG ATACTGCCAACGCATTGGACGATCTGATTTCTGGGGAGGAGAGTCAGAGCTATTG GTATTATCAAAGTTGTGTTGCCAGCCAATTATGGTATACATACCAGAACAGGAG CATGGAGGAAGGGGCTCTGGTTTCATTCCTATTGCAGAATATGGAGCTGAATTCCGCAAAGGTTCGAAAAACAGAAAGGCCAGGAAGGCTGTGAGGCTCCTTTATAGTGGGAGGAACCATTATGACCTACTTGTATAG